A window of Gouania willdenowi chromosome 12, fGouWil2.1, whole genome shotgun sequence contains these coding sequences:
- the LOC114472925 gene encoding involucrin-like, producing the protein MNHSSSQQLTMGVHIHYQQDNPSICYKKELENQNKHVKKLLTDRQHVCFELHNINHKNKQLERLLEVRQRHFKEQYEKNQQIKTEKILKNSELESELMVARHKLQTKDLNYKLEIDRLSDEIVAEKAKTQQIIMVSSQNDIQQEVMKLKGQLTLAEELNLKLINKKTVWKGQCTSLEEENKRLKQKMKQIIEDERLLFEKQNVLEEEFSHLEEKDKLQDKKDAESELKPENTQLVQLKPKQQQQQQQQPQQQKKKKKKKKKTMSELWYWIYKTSSLYLDMILDSFGMAGYSAGTAT; encoded by the coding sequence ATGAATCATAGTAGTTCACAGCAGCTCACCATGGGTGTTCATATCCATTACCAGCAGGACAACCCGTCCATCTGTTACAAAAAAGAGCTGGAAAACCAGAACAAGCATGTGAAGAAACTACTCACAGACCGACAGCACGTCTGCTTTGAGCTGCACAACATCAACCACAAGAATAAGCAGCTGGAGAGGCTCTTGGAAGTGCGGCAACGGCACTTCAAGGAACAATATGAGAAGAATCAGCAGATAAAGACTGAGAAGATCCTCAAAAATTCTGAGCTGGAGTCTGAGCTCATGGTTGCTCGCCACAAGCTGCAGACCAAAGACTTAAACTACAAACTGGAGATCGATCGTCTCAGTGATGAAATTGTGGCTGAGAaggcaaaaacacaacagatcaTTATGGTTTCCTCCCAAAATGACATCCAGCAGGAGGTGATGAAGCTGAAGGGACAGCTAACCCTTGCAGAGGAACTGAACCTAAAGctcatcaacaaaaaaacagtctggAAGGGACAATGCACTTCCCTGGAGGAGGAGAACAAACGCCTAAAGCAGAAAATGAAGCAAATCATCGAGGACGAGCGCCTCTTGTTCGAGAAGCAGAACGTTCTAGAGGAAGAGTTCAGCCACCTGGAGGAGAAGGACAAACTGCAGGACAAGAAAGATGCAGAGAGTGAGCTGAAACCAGAAAACACGCAGCTGGTCCAACTGAAAccaaaacagcagcagcaacagcaacagcagccgcagcagcagaagaagaagaagaagaagaagaagaaaacaatgaGTGAATTATGGTACTGGATCTATAAAACCTCCAGTTTATATTTGGATATGATTTTGGATTCATTCGGAATGGCAGGATACAGTGCAGGCACAGCTACGTAG